The DNA sequence TCTCGTTGAACTTTAAGcaagaaaataatctttttttaaaggttgaacttttgtatttctttaagacAGTATTTTTCAGAGCAGAAGCAAGATATTACAGAGTGTAGAGATATCCCAACATTGTTCTGTACCAGCAGAGCAGATCGCCCCGCTGGCTGACACCTGGTGAAAGAGTCTTGGCAGCCCATGAGGTGGCGCTTGGCACACCGGAGACTTTGCATCCACATCCACCCACGCAGACAGACCTCAACGCTCCCCGAGCTTTTCTGCACTGTGACATCCAATCGGGAACGTTAGAAGTAGAAGAAACTTGATGATGatgcaacaaacacaacaaaataaaattagaTAATTAAAGCAACACGAGAACATCaggctttctttctttattcttcgaAGGATATTTGCAGGTCTGGAAACGTTTCACTCATTTCCATTTAGAATAATTCAGTGTTTACAGATATGGTAATGGACCGTCATATGAATCATTTTCAATCAAGTCCCAAAACATGTATCTAACCTTTTTTGTCAAGCTTTAGTAAGGAAAAAGGTTCTGCAGCcttgacaggaaatgttttctcattCACACATTTGTTGCATGACAACCCCGGTGTAAGATCTCACCATTTCCCCCCTCTTGATACATTCATCATGTTAAAATGAGATAACACAACCAAAAGTCTTTGGAGACATGTCAGAAGAGGGCATACAGTGTGTGAAAATGAAGCGCTCACATATCTAGAGAGgactttaattaaaaactgcGAGATGAAAGGTGTTTGTGGAGAAGATGTAGCGGAGATGTTGGTGTCAAATAAGTGTTGCCGATGTTGGCCAAATTAtgtcgggggaggggggggggggacattcgGCACAAATGTGTAACATGCCGATGCATCTAACAGCTAACAACtgaatgtttcttttcagtCTTTATATGTCAAATATTACACATTTCTGGTAAATTAACCAAAAACATAGGATGACACACTGGTCCTAAACTAATCCTGTGAGAATAAATAAGTTTGTAGGGAATCTGCATGTAAGAATATTTGTGAGATGTTGCCATCCAATTCTGGTTGATTTTAACTGTTCCTTCAAAATCTAATTTTTATTACTTTATCTCTTCTGGAATTTGTATTAACACCCATATGGGCCCAACATCTTGGGTGAAATTTAAAAACCATTTATGTTATCGTAAAACCATCATCTTTTTAAAGGTTAATCTGACACATGTCTAAACTTGGCAGAAAATTGTTAAAAACCCATTTACATGCTTCTTTGAATGTTCCAAGTGTCCAGATTCTGAAGTTGTTCTTgtgacttttgtgtttttccacaaATGTTATGTAATGTAGAAACAATATGGATGCTCTAAAGATAATGTCTTAAATCTTATTGCTCAAAACTCATCAAGGCAACTCCATGTTTCAACCCTTCaccataaataaacatgtaagCAAGTACCGTAAAACCCAGGATGTAAGTCCACAGGTGTATAAGACCCAGTCTGTTTTCGTGGGGTTTCCCCCAGGGGAGAAAAAGTTCTtaactgtcttcctgtgtgacgGTTTCTATTACTTTCTGCAAAGTCCACAACGTTACAAAGTGGCATcaccagcctggtctgtgttgCTTTGTATGCCGGACCACTTTGCATATTGTAGCGGCCACTTGCCATACACAGTGAATGGGGGTTGATTTTCAATTGCATCAGGTTGTGTGCAGTGGCTGATGTTGGCGGCTGCATTTGCGGTATTGGGGTGCATGTCTGAACATTTAAACTGGTATATTGGTTGCATCAGTATATAGCACCAAGACAACGttttaaatgaagacaaagGTATTAATAATCTGTTTTACACATTGGATTTTTACGGTACTTTGTTGGAAAAAATTATCTCAACTTTCTTAATACCACATGAAGCAGGGTTAAACCTTTCCACATGTTGGGCAAAACAAGCATGTTTCACGCGGTGTTCTTTAACTGATGATAGTTTAATAGTTTGGATCCATTAGGTGGAGtgtaacaaaatgaaaacagaaagtttGATGAGATATTACACTTGTGTACACATataataaaggcatgaaaaccACCTGCCCGGAGGTAACCTCGTAATTTCTCTCATTCTTTTATCTCTGTTGGCTCAATTTCGATGCCTGCCAACTGGACTATCTACGCATGATTATATTATCCATAGGCGTGCATTGTGGGTAGTGTGGTTCTCTTGTGGAGGCCGAGGTCCGGTCCACCTCTGTTTGCTTTGCTTTCAAGAAATAATTTCCAGCTTGTGTAGTACCCTTCAGATGTCCCAAATTAGGCTCCAGTTGGACTTGACTGTTAAGGTGCTTTCTGGCTCCAACATTCATGTTGATCCACCTTAAGGAATCTGCCTCTTTCAGTCATGCTGTACATGTCGTCTCTTTCCGCTTAAGGAGACAATTATAAACTGCATGGGTGGTGATTTTTTGTTATAGCGCAATATTTAGCAGAATGATAATGGATATAACCATCCAGCCAATGTCATTGAGCTCACTGGAGGCCTAAATTGCTCCAAAGAGAAATAATATGGTCTCTGGCAATAAAATCAAGTTCCAGGAAAGAAATCCATCTTGTTTTCAGGACCTCCAGGACTCCTCCATTGAGCTCTGATGGTACAATGTAGAGCAATATTTCAGCTCAAGAGAAACACTTGTGTTAACAAGGAATGAGGAAGGAAGGTTGAACCTAAAGATACCGACTGAGCTTTCGAATGATATGTGCTAGGAGGAGGTTGAACATCAACTTAAAAGTGATCGTTTTGTATGTGATCATGTAATTGCATATTGGAGGAGAGGACGAGATTAAGAAGAAGGGGTAAGAGAGGTGAAGGACGAGTATatgggagaaagagagatcaAACGAGTCAAGAGTGTCATCATGTTGGTGAAGAGCCAAAAGTGGATCCTCTCTCTAAGGCCTTTCTTAGACTTTCAGGGAGGGGTTTTGGTAATAAGCCACAACCAAAACTAAAGGAATTGAATCATGGGGATCCCTCACAGCATCTGTGATCCTTCCGCTCCCAGAAATCAAAGATATACAGAGATGGGCACAATCCTTTAGTGATCCACCTACGTTCAAGATGTTTTTTCTGACTTCCACCAGGCTATTAACGGATTCCTCAGTGATCCCCTCATGTATCCAGTCTAAAGAAGGAACAACAGAAGGGTACCGACAGTACAGTCAGAGGGCTGCTGCCCTTGTCCGTCAGCCACTTCACTCTGAACCCTTCTTGGATCCCTCCCAATTTCCCCTTCAGTTCCAAAACTCTTCCCAGATCAACATAGACAGCGGCGGTCACTCTTGGTTACTTCCTCTGAAGAGTGAACCACGTTGGGAACAAACCCGCTCTTCACACCCTCCCAGCCCTCCTGGATTGTGATTTCGCCAGACCGCACCAGGGCAAAGATGTCTCTGGTCAGCTCGGTGAAGGCATGCTCAACGTTGATGGCATCGCGTGCCGACGTCTCGACGTAGCGCATCCCATACGCCCCTGCCAGCTTCTCTGCTTCCTGGCGAGTTACCTAGAAGATCAAATGAGACGGAATTTAAACTTTTCAATGTGGGTCCTGGGCAGTCAAGATCTAGTAgaagttctgaggtctttatcCAGAACATCAGGAAGTGGCAGTGAAGTACAGTTATCAACCAAAAAGTCTAAGGAAATCATATAGGCCAGAAACTAAATGCAGTAACCACTGGCATTTTCAGACATACTTGCTCCGCTCCAATCTAAGTCATCGGTTGTACTAGTaagctttttgtgttttctttttgatttggtTGCTTCTCACACAAAAACCAAAGTACTTCACTTCAAGTCATTAAGCTTTTTGGTTGGATTTGTCAGAGGTAGGAGTGAGATTGTAAACCCATTGGTAGTCTTAAAGAATCTACCAATTATCAACCAAGTACAATGTTGCTGATCCAAGTCGGACCTTTATTCATTCTCCAACTTGCTGCTATTGATTTTAATTACCTGCATTTGTATATGCAAGTATGCTAGATAGTCAGTTCAGAGTTAAGTTGGGTCAGATTGCCAGCACAAACAAAAGGCCCCCTAATTATATCGTTACTACAAGAGTACTGGCCTTTGAACGGGTCTCGCTGCCATTGGTTGTGCCTTCAccttaatcagaatcagatttattggccaggtatgcttacacacacaaggaatgtaactttggtgaactgtgctctcttatgtacaggtacaattAGTACTTAGTATTGATGTTGtattgggttagggttagggttgctTAAACAAACTGTACAAGTGACTCCAGTTCAAGTTTGTTTGACTAAAAAAAGGAAGGATTGAGAACACCCTAAATCAGAAACTGGAAATGTCTTATGTGCATTGATATAGCAACACTAGCAATCTCCACCCAACACTTTCTGGACAATCGAAAAGTATGGAACCTTGAGTAGAGACCTTTTTGGAACCAGGCCATAAGTTTTTAGAGGCTTGTTTTGGGGAAATTTGAGTAATTCATCAAAAAGATTTGTCAGCTACTAGGCCTTATCATTGACAAACGTGGTTATTGGAATTTTCCTCTGTCCTGCAACAACTTAGTGCAGTTATTTAATGGATGTTGCAATTCTGAGATGTGTCAAAAGCGGCTTATGAATTAGCATCCTAGTTTATAATTAGGTGATAACAGTGTATGGATTAAGTTGAGAATTAAGCAAAGAGTCCTGTGTCTTGAACACTGGATTGTACATGTGTAGACGGAGTGTTTTGCAGAGCATTTTGCAGTGTCATCCTGCTATGTCTATATTCCAGTTAAGATATTTTTGCTTTCTGCCTGCCAGCAGCGTCAAGAGAATTAAAGACTGAGGAATGAAGACTTGCTTCTGATCCAAGTGTGTGCTGATCTAAATGTGAACAGGGGTTTATTTTTAATACTGCAGTCTTTGCTCAAGAGTATGTTACATAACCCTGAAAAAAACGCTGCTATCTCTTCAATCAACCGAACCTTATGACTATTCTTCGTTACACCTTTTCATTCACACTGATATTGTACACACCTGGCGCTGTGCCTCCAGGTCACACTTGTGGCCCACCAGTAGGAAGACGATGCTGTGCGGCTGGACATGGCTGCGCGCCTCTTCCAGCCAGTCATGGACGTTCTGGAAGGAGCGGCGATTGGTGATGTCGAACAGAAGGAGCCCGCCCACTGAGTTGCGGTAATAGGCCCTGGTGATGGACCTGCAGAGGTTACAAAACAGTCAGAAAGATCAAGTCTTTGGACCGCCATTGACAGCTTGTGAGGCCACaagtcattttcagagaagccAGCGGGTGTACTAACGTATCGTTAGCTATGTCCCATTTCGGGGGTAGCATCCTTCAAAGGACCCTACCTTTTTAGCCTTCATAGACCACTCAGGCTGATCTTTGATGAGACGGTCTGGTCTACAGAGGATTCCCTGTTTGCATCACCAGCTGTCCCTGCCCTCATCTTTTCTTCTCTAATCACAGCACCTGTCGCCTAGCAACCTCACCAGAACTAGCTAACATAACTAACGTCGCAACACTTAACCTATCATTTTAAAGATTGTTTGAAGTTTCAAGGccccttttgtttttaaacattagTATTGGTAGCTATTCAATTGAGTTGAAaccaataagaatttaaaattgtattaattCGGCCCCTTGGGAGCCCGCCAGCAACTTTTACTTTGTAAGCAACCTCGGGAGATGTTGGGCCACGAAGGATGTACTGGGCCAAAAGTTTGTTCGCCGGGGGAGGACAACGCATTTGTCGGCCGAATTTAAAGGTGCCTTCAAAATACTGCGATATTCAAACGTACCTTCTGAAGGATACAGCCACTAAATTCAGACATAGCTGCTGTTCACCGCTACAACAACGCAGTGGAGCATCAACCCCTCAAAAAATGTTGTTCCATCATTTCCACTCATCTTCTCTTTTCCCATCGTTTCCCTTCCTCCAGTTCTTCAGCCAACCCTTAATGACATTCAGTTCCCCTCTTGCAATTCAGAGGATAAAAAATCCCACAGATTAATGCATAGCGTACACCTATGCGCTTTTATCTCTCTTCAAATTAACAAGGCCAAGAGATAAGCCATTTTCAGTGAAAGGGATGATAAGATGTGATAAAAACGAGGGGGGGAAAACTAATCAGAGGAAAATTATGGATGACAGGAGGTGCgaagaagagaagaagcagATGTGATGGAGGtgtcagctggaggagctgagaagTTTGAAATGTATTAGATTGAGAGAAGATGCTATAGATAGCTTAGTAGAAGGAATTAAGCCAGAGATGATAATCAGCATCATTTTGGTAGCTTATGCTCAGTTTAGTATTTTAAGATTTCAACAGCAAAAAATTAGCATCTTTAATACTTTAATAGCATCTTGTGTCTTTAATATACAAAGTTACTTTAGTCGAGTCAGAGTGGAAACTCGAATTGggaatttatttttaaccaaaatctAACACCGCAGCTCGTCTGGGAGAATAGCAGCTACATTTTGACAATCACTGACAACCTACACGCACACATTCGCACACCAACCCCCCCTTGTGATGCGTCTGTCTTCCCACAATATCCTCCCGGAGAGAACGTCAGCAAAAAGATAATGAGAAGGAAAATCACAGACTGGAGGTAGAGACGGAAACTGAGACGTGTCAtgaaagaggaaggagggaggattAGTcgacagcgaggaggaggaggtggaggaggtggaggaggtggaggtgtttgGATATATTCAGACTCACAGAGTGATTCATTTGATtcgacacacagacacacgtatGTATTTGTATTCAGGTAGGAATATAAATATGAGACAACAGGGACTAGAGTGAGAGCTGCATCACCAGACGAGAACAGAAACTGAAGTGTGAGGTGGGTTAAAACTAGATTTGAGGCAGGCCAGTAGATTTGTAGGAGCTGGGAAAGGACTTAAGAAATTAAGTAGATTGACACCAAATCcccaaaatatgtaaaacagTGTGAGAGTGTCTTAAATACTTCCTCAAAATGGCTACAGAACTGCTATCCAAAGCATTCTTTAGTACTGTTGAGTCAAACAGTTTCCAAATCTATGACCTCAAAAAATGGAAGGTGGGCTCATACCAatgatatatagatataaaaaACAACGCATTAACAATTAAGATAGGCAGCATGTAGTAATTTGTGATGATTGTAAACACAAATCTCCAAAATTACTGAGGGACAAAGAGTTTGAGACGAAGAATCCGGGTGTATATTCAGTTTGTACACAACCCAGTGGAAGTATTAAAACTGGAAATGTGTAACCCAGTATCACAGCAACCTGGGAAGTAGTCACTAAATACCATGTTAATGAActttcagtttcattttgtgAAGTTACTCCAACCTTATTGGCATTACTTGATGTTACATGGCGGCATGTAGAAGACGCTCGCCATACAGGACATCACCTGTTCATCACCCACGAGACTGAAGTTCAAGCCTGGGCTTAAACCAAACCAAACTCATGACAGAATACTGAATGACCCATGGTTAACGTTGTGATGTTTGAGATTATATTCATGAAAAACCAAAATCGTGTTTGGGGCTAAAATGTCATCTTGATTTCACACGGGACGCCCACATAACATAATGATCCCATTAGTGAAAGTTTTGGGTTTGGCCCAGC is a window from the Labrus mixtus chromosome 23, fLabMix1.1, whole genome shotgun sequence genome containing:
- the rab39bb gene encoding RAB39B, member RAS oncogene family b yields the protein MEAIWLYQFRLIVIGDSTVGKSCLIRRFTEGRFAQVSDPTVGVDFFSRLVEIEPGKRIKLQIWDTAGQERFRSITRAYYRNSVGGLLLFDITNRRSFQNVHDWLEEARSHVQPHSIVFLLVGHKCDLEAQRQVTRQEAEKLAGAYGMRYVETSARDAINVEHAFTELTRDIFALVRSGEITIQEGWEGVKSGFVPNVVHSSEEVTKSDRRCLC